In one Mesorhizobium australicum genomic region, the following are encoded:
- a CDS encoding GNAT family N-acetyltransferase, which yields MALSAPEPISALHDVSEFSCGKPVLDRWLKTRALSNQKKSFTAVIVVHEQNRVVGYYGLAPTAIVPGRLPRSIRTGQPPDPVPCLLLGQLATDERWKGKGIGTGLVKHALQRCVAAASLVGGRALVVNAVDDEAAAFWLRRGFMASKDDPLVLFRSISDIAASVSSARS from the coding sequence TTGGCCCTCTCCGCTCCCGAGCCGATCTCCGCGTTGCATGACGTATCGGAGTTCTCCTGCGGCAAGCCGGTGCTGGACCGTTGGTTGAAGACGCGGGCGCTGTCGAACCAGAAGAAAAGCTTTACGGCGGTTATCGTCGTCCACGAGCAGAACCGCGTGGTGGGCTACTACGGCCTTGCCCCAACCGCCATCGTGCCAGGCCGGCTGCCGCGATCGATCCGAACCGGACAGCCGCCCGATCCTGTTCCTTGTCTGCTGCTCGGCCAGCTTGCGACGGATGAACGGTGGAAGGGCAAAGGTATCGGGACGGGGTTGGTCAAGCACGCGCTCCAACGTTGCGTGGCGGCTGCTTCGCTTGTCGGCGGGCGTGCGCTCGTCGTGAATGCGGTAGATGACGAGGCGGCCGCCTTCTGGCTCCGGCGTGGCTTCATGGCCTCGAAGGACGATCCGCTGGTCCTCTTCCGCTCGATTTCTGATATCGCCGCCTCGGTCTCGTCCGCGCGATCCTAA
- a CDS encoding TetR/AcrR family transcriptional regulator, giving the protein MDAPVIDKRERILSAASDLIVKNGLQCSMAEIAQVAGVATGTLYIYFASKEEMVRGVYQRLTAKVGSSLIIEHGPEVPHETRVRRYIDDYIRLIWADPEQAILFEYLSNIPLLQPGELRSLFAPVTDFTTKIFTEAHAAGVLRDFDPDVMGAYIGGGIRNTLKWRRADGSPLTELERRQIAEMCWSAIAREEPTATGG; this is encoded by the coding sequence TTGGACGCACCCGTCATCGACAAGCGCGAGCGCATACTGTCTGCCGCCTCTGACCTGATCGTGAAAAACGGCCTTCAATGCTCGATGGCGGAGATCGCTCAGGTGGCCGGGGTCGCCACCGGCACGCTCTATATCTATTTCGCCTCGAAAGAGGAGATGGTTCGCGGAGTGTACCAAAGGCTGACCGCCAAGGTGGGCTCCTCCCTCATCATCGAGCATGGGCCCGAGGTTCCGCATGAAACCCGGGTCCGGCGCTACATCGACGACTACATCCGCCTGATATGGGCCGATCCCGAGCAGGCGATCCTGTTCGAATACCTGTCCAACATCCCGCTGCTGCAGCCCGGCGAACTGCGGTCGCTGTTTGCGCCCGTGACGGATTTCACCACCAAGATCTTCACCGAGGCGCATGCCGCGGGTGTGCTGCGCGACTTCGACCCCGACGTCATGGGCGCATATATCGGCGGTGGCATCCGCAACACGCTGAAATGGCGTCGCGCCGACGGTTCTCCGTTGACCGAGCTGGAACGGCGGCAGATCGCCGAGATGTGCTGGTCGGCCATCGCGCGCGAGGAGCCGACGGCGACGGGCGGATAG
- a CDS encoding BMP family lipoprotein, whose amino-acid sequence MHRKLMLGTAMLALVSALGLSAAKADDRPAALIISQSGLGDQSYNDLAYEGFKRGLEATKLEGRPIESKEVVAQAVDILRRASDANFGLVVDLEYAHGDALTEVAKDYPDTKYVILNQVREGANVASVLFQEQEGSYLAGTLAALVTTDTSIKGINAEPVIGVIGGTKSAGIDKFIAGYMEGAKAANPDVKVLVAYSNNFADPAIGLQMTKAMFEQGADIVYQIAGGTGMGVIQAAKEAGHYAIGVDTDQDGLAPGSVLTSMIKRTDVAVEAMLKDYAADTFPAGKTAAFGLKEGGVGLSEMEHTKELIPAAILEKVEAAKQDILSGKVQVWNVVTQGYPDWLK is encoded by the coding sequence ATGCACCGCAAACTGATGCTCGGGACCGCCATGCTGGCCCTCGTCTCGGCCCTTGGACTCTCGGCGGCGAAAGCTGACGATCGACCTGCTGCTCTGATCATCTCGCAGAGCGGCCTCGGCGATCAGTCCTACAACGACCTCGCTTATGAAGGCTTCAAGCGCGGCCTGGAGGCCACCAAGCTCGAAGGTCGTCCGATCGAATCCAAGGAGGTCGTCGCCCAGGCGGTCGATATCCTGCGCCGCGCGTCCGATGCCAATTTCGGCCTCGTGGTCGACCTCGAATATGCCCATGGCGACGCGCTGACCGAAGTCGCCAAGGACTATCCCGACACCAAATACGTGATCCTGAACCAGGTGCGCGAGGGCGCCAACGTCGCTTCCGTCCTGTTCCAGGAGCAGGAAGGCTCCTACCTCGCAGGCACGCTCGCCGCGCTGGTCACGACCGACACCTCGATCAAGGGCATCAATGCCGAGCCGGTGATCGGCGTGATCGGGGGCACCAAGTCGGCCGGCATCGACAAGTTCATCGCCGGCTACATGGAAGGCGCCAAGGCCGCCAATCCGGACGTGAAGGTGCTGGTCGCCTATTCGAATAACTTCGCCGATCCGGCGATCGGCCTGCAGATGACCAAGGCCATGTTCGAGCAGGGCGCCGACATCGTCTACCAGATCGCCGGCGGCACCGGCATGGGCGTCATCCAGGCGGCCAAGGAAGCCGGGCACTATGCCATCGGCGTCGACACCGATCAGGACGGGCTTGCTCCCGGCTCGGTGCTCACCAGCATGATCAAGCGCACCGACGTCGCCGTCGAGGCGATGCTCAAGGATTATGCCGCAGACACGTTCCCGGCGGGCAAGACGGCTGCCTTCGGCCTGAAGGAAGGCGGCGTCGGCCTGTCCGAGATGGAGCACACCAAGGAGCTGATCCCGGCTGCGATCCTCGAGAAGGTCGAGGCGGCGAAGCAGGACATCCTCTCCGGCAAGGTGCAGGTCTGGAACGTCGTCACCCAGGGCTATCCGGACTGGCTGAAGTAA
- a CDS encoding DUF1778 domain-containing protein, which translates to MSRIAERKDHPLSMRLPDADIAVIDRAASLRGRSRTDFVREAAVRAAEDVLMETVPIRMSADGFDAFLKTLSTPASAVPEMVELLRRPAPWEQDVSKAGE; encoded by the coding sequence ATGTCTCGTATCGCTGAACGGAAAGACCATCCGCTTTCCATGCGGCTGCCCGATGCCGACATTGCCGTCATAGACCGTGCCGCGTCGCTGCGTGGGCGTTCGCGGACCGATTTCGTGCGCGAGGCTGCCGTGCGTGCCGCCGAGGACGTGCTCATGGAAACGGTGCCGATCAGAATGAGCGCGGATGGTTTCGACGCGTTCCTCAAGACCCTTTCAACTCCGGCCAGCGCTGTTCCGGAAATGGTCGAATTGCTGCGCCGCCCCGCCCCTTGGGAGCAGGACGTGTCGAAAGCCGGGGAATGA
- a CDS encoding sugar isomerase domain-containing protein — translation MTTLIDRYFQTLSERLETVRSTQGPAIEKAAEACAKSIAAGKLAFTFGTGHGALPALESFPRTGTIVGFRPIVESTMISFHHVWGDMGARQYRFIHAQEGYGKAILRSHQIDPADTMILFSHSGINAVIMDIAMECKERGITLIGVTSLPHSTSTPSRHSSGKRLFEVADVVIDTGIPRADANLYIDGLESPVGASSTSVTIAVAHAIVSSTAEKLVKQGVHPHVMVSPNTTEKEKANRQNDENYEQLWARLKAR, via the coding sequence ATGACCACGCTGATCGACCGCTATTTCCAGACGCTTTCGGAGCGGCTGGAAACGGTGCGCTCCACCCAGGGACCGGCCATCGAGAAGGCGGCGGAAGCCTGCGCCAAATCCATCGCCGCCGGCAAGCTCGCCTTCACCTTCGGCACCGGCCACGGCGCGCTGCCCGCACTTGAGAGCTTCCCGCGCACCGGAACCATCGTCGGCTTCCGGCCGATAGTCGAAAGCACGATGATCTCGTTCCACCATGTCTGGGGCGACATGGGCGCGCGACAGTACCGCTTCATCCACGCCCAGGAAGGTTACGGCAAGGCGATCCTGCGCTCGCACCAGATCGACCCCGCCGACACGATGATCCTGTTCTCGCATTCCGGCATCAACGCCGTGATCATGGACATTGCCATGGAGTGCAAGGAGCGCGGCATCACGCTGATCGGCGTAACTTCGCTGCCGCATTCCACCTCGACGCCGTCGCGCCATTCGTCCGGCAAGCGCCTGTTCGAGGTCGCCGACGTCGTCATCGACACCGGCATCCCGCGCGCCGATGCCAATCTCTACATCGACGGGTTGGAATCGCCGGTGGGCGCCAGTTCGACCTCGGTGACGATCGCCGTCGCACACGCCATCGTGTCCTCGACCGCCGAGAAGCTCGTGAAGCAGGGCGTCCATCCGCACGTCATGGTCAGCCCCAACACGACCGAGAAGGAAAAGGCCAACCGGCAGAACGACGAGAACTACGAGCAGCTCTGGGCCCGGCTCAAGGCACGGTGA
- a CDS encoding nucleoside phosphorylase: MSEEQAASAWYIGASRDEVGEAAILVGDPARVPRLAAKMTNVHSVKENRGLKTVTGTYAGKRVTVAAFGMGAPIATIVLHELFALGIRNFLRIGTAMAIPPAKIGDFVLADGALRADGTSNSYAPLGFPAIADFTLNTVLRAKLAASKRAWHAGIYGTYDGFYTEMFGLSGARREMIGKLKQDIERMGLIGTDMETSALLTAARILGARCSTLCVATVDAHSQAKIDDAAMDVAEAELFDVALDAMTSLPA, encoded by the coding sequence ATGAGCGAAGAACAAGCCGCGAGCGCCTGGTATATCGGTGCCAGCAGAGACGAAGTAGGAGAGGCGGCCATCCTCGTTGGCGATCCGGCCCGCGTGCCGCGTCTCGCCGCGAAGATGACGAACGTCCACTCCGTCAAGGAGAACCGGGGCCTGAAGACGGTCACCGGCACCTATGCCGGCAAGCGCGTCACCGTCGCCGCCTTCGGCATGGGCGCGCCGATCGCCACCATCGTGCTGCACGAGCTTTTCGCGCTCGGCATCCGCAACTTCCTGCGCATCGGCACCGCGATGGCGATCCCGCCGGCGAAGATCGGCGATTTCGTGCTCGCGGACGGCGCGCTGCGCGCGGACGGCACGTCGAACTCCTATGCCCCTCTGGGCTTCCCGGCCATCGCTGACTTCACGCTGAACACGGTGCTGCGCGCGAAGCTGGCCGCGTCGAAGCGCGCCTGGCATGCCGGCATCTACGGCACCTATGACGGCTTCTACACCGAGATGTTCGGCCTGTCGGGCGCGCGCCGCGAGATGATCGGCAAGCTGAAGCAGGACATCGAGCGGATGGGCCTGATCGGCACCGACATGGAGACCTCGGCGCTGCTCACCGCCGCCCGAATTCTCGGCGCCCGCTGCTCGACGCTGTGCGTTGCCACGGTGGACGCCCACAGCCAGGCCAAGATCGACGACGCCGCCATGGATGTCGCCGAGGCCGAACTCTTCGATGTCGCGCTCGACGCGATGACATCGCTGCCGGCCTGA
- a CDS encoding ABC transporter permease, whose product MSTVAAEQPSGRLQAALAIALALVLAFAGTAILLALAGHNPVEVYRLLIVESFGGTRRVAATLSAATPLMLTGLATAIAFRAGAFNVGVEGCVYVGGLAAAYVGFTFVGLPAAILLPLALAAGLVVGSLWMLVPGVLKARLDVDEVVTTLMLNFIAISLTAYLVNGPLLAPGSANSATPMVDAAARLPRLMPPSTLNAGFLIAVALLLLYWLWGKRTALGFETRLAGLNPRFATASGIDVPGLIIKMMLLSGAIGGLAGAVHALGNVGRFVSGFSPGYGFAGIAVALLGRGSAIGIFLAAILFGALAASGATIQLFSDVPIEIVNVLQGMVMIFAVARFGWIMSKKRGAA is encoded by the coding sequence ATGAGCACCGTCGCTGCCGAACAGCCTTCCGGTCGTCTGCAGGCCGCGCTGGCGATTGCCTTGGCGCTGGTGCTCGCCTTTGCGGGCACTGCGATCCTGCTTGCGTTGGCCGGCCATAACCCGGTCGAGGTCTATCGCCTGCTGATCGTCGAATCCTTCGGCGGAACGCGCCGCGTCGCCGCCACCCTTTCGGCTGCGACGCCGCTGATGCTGACCGGCCTCGCCACGGCCATCGCCTTCCGCGCCGGGGCCTTCAATGTCGGCGTCGAGGGATGCGTCTATGTCGGCGGTCTGGCGGCCGCCTATGTCGGCTTCACCTTCGTCGGCCTTCCCGCCGCCATCCTCCTGCCGCTGGCGCTTGCCGCCGGCCTCGTCGTCGGCTCGCTCTGGATGCTGGTGCCCGGCGTGCTCAAGGCCCGTCTCGACGTGGACGAGGTCGTCACCACGCTGATGCTCAACTTCATCGCCATCAGCCTCACGGCCTACCTGGTCAACGGCCCGCTGCTGGCACCCGGCTCCGCCAATTCGGCGACGCCGATGGTCGACGCCGCCGCCCGCCTGCCGCGCCTGATGCCGCCCTCGACACTCAATGCCGGTTTCCTGATCGCGGTGGCGCTGCTTTTGCTCTACTGGCTCTGGGGCAAGCGCACCGCACTTGGTTTCGAGACGCGGCTGGCTGGCCTCAATCCGCGCTTCGCCACGGCGTCCGGCATCGATGTTCCCGGCCTCATCATCAAGATGATGCTCCTGTCAGGGGCCATCGGCGGGCTTGCCGGCGCGGTGCATGCGCTCGGCAATGTCGGCCGCTTCGTCTCCGGCTTCTCGCCCGGCTACGGCTTCGCCGGCATCGCCGTCGCGCTGCTCGGACGCGGCTCCGCGATCGGCATCTTCCTTGCGGCGATCCTGTTCGGGGCGCTCGCAGCATCGGGCGCGACCATCCAGCTCTTCAGCGACGTGCCGATCGAGATCGTCAACGTGCTGCAGGGCATGGTCATGATCTTCGCCGTCGCCCGCTTCGGCTGGATCATGTCGAAGAAGAGGGGCGCGGCATGA
- a CDS encoding GntR family transcriptional regulator encodes MSADRLLHAPRYLQIADELKVRIASLDPGARLSSEPQLAKEFGVSRFTVTRAVEQLLEEGLITRRQGSGTFVAEAPLRRSPGYLLSFTEAVEATGHSAAHRLLAYGPAVWERGLPYGRDEALVLMDRLRLVDGMPIARHRSVLSRRLVDRIGLTEDRAADPSFSLYRHLDDHGLSVHSATESLLARPAEAEDRKLLGLPRNGVVVAVNRHSFAADGAVLDCVSAIYDARRYSYEARLVRRHRPGNTLTSQENDNAPQTDARDRHAGPRLGPWTLGGES; translated from the coding sequence ATGTCCGCAGACCGCCTCCTTCATGCGCCGCGCTACCTTCAGATCGCCGACGAGCTGAAGGTCCGCATCGCGTCGCTCGATCCGGGCGCCCGTCTCTCCAGCGAACCGCAATTGGCGAAGGAGTTCGGCGTCAGCCGCTTTACCGTCACGCGTGCCGTCGAGCAGCTTCTCGAAGAAGGGTTGATCACGCGCCGTCAGGGCAGTGGGACATTTGTGGCGGAAGCGCCGCTGCGGCGCTCGCCCGGCTATCTCCTCTCCTTCACCGAAGCCGTCGAAGCCACCGGACATTCGGCCGCGCACCGGCTGCTCGCCTATGGTCCTGCCGTGTGGGAGCGCGGCCTTCCCTATGGTCGCGACGAAGCTCTCGTCCTTATGGACCGCCTGCGTCTTGTCGACGGCATGCCTATCGCGCGGCACCGGTCGGTGCTGTCACGCCGGCTGGTCGACCGCATCGGCCTGACCGAGGACCGGGCGGCCGATCCGTCATTCTCGCTCTACCGGCATCTCGACGACCACGGCCTTTCCGTCCATTCGGCGACGGAAAGCCTTTTGGCGCGTCCTGCCGAAGCGGAGGACCGCAAGCTGCTCGGACTGCCGCGCAACGGCGTCGTCGTCGCGGTCAACCGCCACTCCTTTGCTGCTGACGGAGCCGTCCTGGACTGCGTCAGCGCGATCTACGATGCCCGTCGCTATTCCTACGAGGCTCGCCTCGTGCGGCGGCATCGGCCCGGGAACACCCTAACAAGTCAGGAGAACGACAATGCACCGCAAACTGATGCTCGGGACCGCCATGCTGGCCCTCGTCTCGGCCCTTGGACTCTCGGCGGCGAAAGCTGA
- a CDS encoding cysteine hydrolase family protein: protein MTDTQKTALILVDVINSFFDPSQPNYYKGVEDVLEPIRRLRAAAKASGAVVVHAVERHRPGFDDFEWRKLPLHHLEQAFDAEFFGEFRPQGDNETLVLKRRFSAFFATDLALFLTEQKVERVIIVGVKTNVCIRATAQDAFANGFEPVVPREATNSNRPHLAEASLEDIDRYMGRVVSVDEAIGMLS, encoded by the coding sequence ATGACCGACACGCAAAAGACCGCTCTCATCCTCGTCGACGTGATCAACTCCTTCTTCGATCCGTCGCAGCCGAACTACTACAAGGGCGTCGAAGACGTTCTCGAACCGATCCGCCGGCTGCGGGCGGCGGCGAAGGCGTCGGGGGCCGTGGTGGTGCACGCCGTCGAGCGCCATCGGCCCGGTTTCGACGACTTCGAATGGCGCAAGCTGCCGCTGCATCATCTCGAACAGGCCTTCGACGCCGAGTTCTTCGGCGAGTTCAGGCCGCAGGGAGACAACGAGACCCTCGTGCTCAAGCGCCGCTTCAGCGCGTTCTTCGCCACCGACCTTGCCCTGTTCCTGACCGAGCAGAAGGTGGAGCGGGTGATCATCGTCGGCGTGAAGACCAATGTCTGCATCCGTGCCACCGCGCAGGATGCCTTCGCCAATGGGTTCGAACCGGTGGTGCCGCGCGAGGCGACGAATTCCAACCGGCCGCACCTGGCCGAGGCCTCGCTGGAGGACATCGACCGCTACATGGGGCGTGTCGTGTCCGTGGACGAAGCGATCGGGATGCTGTCGTGA
- a CDS encoding ABC transporter ATP-binding protein encodes MTGQDKVPASDIRLGARGVTRRFGRLVANDAIDFSARRGTIHAIVGGNGAGKSTLMRILQGMDQPSEGTVVVNSEPVSFAGPADAFEHGIGMVHQEFMLVPGLTLLENLILAKEPVGGLGRIDRDTALAEARRLEKLAGVTVDWDVPEEEAPVHLRQIVEILRLLYRGADVLILDEPTAVLAPAQVRELITLLKKLREEGRTILFISHKLDEVLALANDITVIRTGKVVASLPASEADKGKLAELMIGEILARPSARESAAGKPVLELSGISARPGRGTAGLDALDLTVRAGEIVGIAGVAGNGQDELSGIVTGLRQASAGAIRIDGLDISSLPLSARRLAGLAYLSPDRAHEGLCLVAPIAENAIAGHHRRPEFSSSGFLKRRAIATHVETMLDRFGVKRSSSQLPASSLSGGNQQRVAVGRELDGNPKVLLACQPTRGVDIRGIAFIHQCLLDFRDKGGAVLLISEELDELITLSDRIVVLYGGKATGEVSRGSARIDEIGRLMLGGLAA; translated from the coding sequence ATGACCGGGCAGGACAAAGTCCCGGCCTCCGACATCCGCCTGGGCGCGCGCGGCGTGACCAGGCGGTTCGGGCGCCTTGTGGCCAATGACGCGATCGACTTCTCGGCACGCCGCGGCACGATCCATGCGATCGTCGGCGGCAACGGCGCCGGCAAGTCGACGCTCATGCGCATCCTGCAGGGCATGGACCAGCCGAGCGAAGGCACCGTCGTCGTCAACAGCGAGCCGGTGTCCTTCGCTGGTCCCGCCGATGCGTTCGAGCACGGCATCGGCATGGTGCACCAGGAATTCATGCTGGTGCCGGGGCTCACTTTGCTCGAGAACCTGATCCTCGCCAAGGAACCGGTCGGCGGCCTCGGCAGGATCGACCGCGACACCGCTCTCGCCGAGGCGCGCCGCCTGGAGAAGCTCGCTGGTGTCACGGTGGACTGGGACGTGCCGGAGGAAGAGGCGCCGGTTCACCTGCGCCAGATCGTCGAGATCCTGCGCCTGCTTTATCGCGGCGCCGACGTGCTGATCCTCGACGAGCCGACGGCCGTGCTTGCTCCTGCCCAGGTGCGCGAGCTCATCACGCTGCTGAAGAAGCTGCGCGAGGAAGGGCGGACCATCCTGTTCATCAGCCACAAGCTCGACGAGGTGCTGGCGCTCGCCAACGACATCACGGTGATCCGCACCGGCAAGGTCGTCGCAAGCCTGCCTGCCTCGGAGGCCGACAAGGGCAAGCTGGCCGAGCTGATGATCGGCGAGATCCTGGCGCGGCCTTCCGCGCGGGAGAGCGCCGCCGGCAAGCCGGTTCTCGAACTCTCCGGCATCTCCGCCCGTCCCGGCCGCGGCACCGCCGGCCTCGATGCACTGGACCTCACCGTGCGCGCCGGCGAGATCGTCGGCATCGCCGGCGTCGCGGGCAACGGCCAGGACGAGCTTTCCGGCATCGTCACCGGCCTGCGCCAGGCGAGTGCTGGCGCAATCAGGATCGACGGGCTCGACATCTCGTCGCTGCCGCTCAGTGCCCGGCGTCTCGCGGGCCTCGCCTATCTCAGTCCCGACCGCGCGCATGAGGGCCTGTGCCTCGTCGCGCCGATCGCCGAGAACGCGATTGCCGGGCATCATCGCCGGCCGGAATTCTCGTCGTCCGGCTTTCTCAAGCGCCGTGCGATTGCAACCCATGTCGAGACGATGCTCGACCGCTTCGGCGTCAAGCGCTCGTCCTCCCAGCTTCCCGCCTCCAGCCTGTCCGGCGGCAACCAGCAGCGCGTCGCCGTCGGGCGTGAGCTCGACGGAAATCCGAAGGTGCTGCTCGCCTGCCAGCCGACGCGAGGCGTCGACATCCGCGGCATCGCCTTCATCCATCAATGCCTGCTCGACTTCCGCGACAAGGGCGGCGCGGTGCTGCTCATTTCCGAGGAGCTCGACGAACTCATCACGCTCTCGGATCGCATCGTCGTCCTCTATGGCGGCAAGGCGACCGGCGAAGTGTCGCGCGGCTCGGCGCGCATCGACGAGATCGGCCGCCTGATGCTCGGAGGGCTTGCCGCATGA
- a CDS encoding carbohydrate kinase family protein — protein MTRIAIPGYASLDHVMTLDGIPTPGRTTTILTRPEDAWPRLGGSPAYVAAALASGGIDGATPVTWIGDDPAGEGYLRQLEQRGIRTDGVSAIEGERTPMAILAYEPQGGCLCLYHPASAGHLVLTDSQRGVVAGADWLCVTVGPKAATREAVGLLSPAAKLCWVVKDDPRAVTPDLAAELAARADLICCSAAEAAFVRRAFEAGAKPKPGLMLIETRGGAGAQVTFEGVTTFVPSEPLVITDPTGAGDTFAGGALAALASGETNPVAVVKSGHKAAYALLSGRVANQNESA, from the coding sequence GTGACCCGCATCGCGATCCCCGGCTATGCCAGCCTCGACCATGTGATGACGCTGGACGGGATTCCCACGCCCGGCCGCACCACGACGATCCTGACCAGGCCCGAGGACGCTTGGCCGCGCCTTGGCGGCAGCCCCGCCTATGTCGCGGCCGCGCTTGCCTCCGGCGGAATCGATGGCGCAACGCCCGTCACCTGGATCGGCGACGATCCGGCCGGTGAGGGCTATCTGCGACAGCTTGAGCAACGCGGCATCCGGACCGACGGCGTGTCGGCGATCGAGGGCGAGCGCACGCCGATGGCGATCCTCGCCTACGAGCCGCAAGGCGGATGTCTCTGCCTCTACCATCCTGCATCCGCCGGTCACCTCGTCCTGACGGACAGCCAGCGAGGCGTCGTCGCCGGTGCCGATTGGCTATGCGTCACCGTCGGGCCGAAAGCGGCGACCCGCGAGGCGGTGGGCCTGCTGTCGCCCGCCGCGAAACTCTGCTGGGTGGTCAAGGACGATCCGCGCGCCGTCACGCCCGACCTCGCGGCCGAGCTTGCCGCGCGCGCCGATCTCATCTGCTGCAGCGCGGCCGAGGCTGCGTTCGTGAGGCGCGCCTTCGAAGCCGGTGCAAAGCCGAAACCGGGCCTGATGCTGATCGAGACCCGCGGCGGCGCCGGCGCGCAGGTGACGTTCGAGGGCGTCACGACCTTCGTCCCTTCCGAACCGCTCGTCATCACCGATCCTACGGGAGCCGGAGACACATTTGCGGGCGGTGCCCTCGCGGCGCTTGCCAGCGGGGAAACCAATCCGGTCGCGGTCGTCAAATCCGGCCATAAGGCGGCGTATGCCCTGCTGTCAGGGCGCGTCGCGAACCAGAATGAAAGTGCATGA
- a CDS encoding ABC transporter permease, whose product MIENVLHSAIVMTTPVLLAAIGGLINRIGGIVNIGLDSMMLGGALIAIILASQTGSWGVALVGAAGVGALLGLLMSLCVTRLKADEIIVGLGFNILVAGLVRFFLKTAYGSSGTLRLPDVARLPRIEIPVIADIPYLGAILSGHDPLTWAAWILVPVTVWFLRRTRLGLRLRAAGAAPQASRALGLSPLRLRDASTVFAGLLAGLAGAYLSIGVVGIFNEGITAGRGFIALAAFYFGRNRPWPTALCALLFGFFDALQIRLQGRGIPAELIQTLPYAMVIVVLTFMAIATRRARALKA is encoded by the coding sequence ATGATCGAGAACGTCCTCCATTCGGCCATCGTCATGACGACGCCGGTGCTGCTGGCCGCGATCGGCGGGCTGATCAACCGCATCGGCGGCATCGTCAATATCGGCCTCGATTCCATGATGCTGGGCGGCGCCCTCATCGCGATCATCCTCGCCTCGCAGACCGGCAGCTGGGGTGTCGCGCTGGTGGGCGCGGCCGGCGTCGGCGCGCTGCTCGGCCTCCTGATGTCGCTCTGCGTCACGCGGCTCAAGGCCGACGAGATCATCGTCGGGCTCGGCTTCAACATCCTCGTCGCCGGTCTCGTCCGCTTCTTCCTCAAGACCGCCTATGGCAGCTCCGGCACGCTGCGGCTGCCCGACGTCGCCCGGCTTCCCCGCATCGAGATCCCTGTCATCGCCGACATCCCCTATCTCGGCGCCATCCTGTCCGGCCACGACCCGCTCACCTGGGCAGCCTGGATCCTTGTTCCAGTGACGGTCTGGTTCCTGCGTCGCACGCGTCTCGGTCTGCGTCTGCGCGCCGCGGGCGCTGCTCCGCAGGCGTCGCGTGCGCTGGGGCTCTCACCGCTGCGGCTGCGCGATGCCTCGACCGTCTTCGCCGGCCTGCTGGCAGGCCTCGCCGGCGCCTATCTCTCGATCGGCGTCGTCGGCATCTTCAACGAGGGCATCACCGCCGGCCGCGGCTTCATCGCGCTCGCCGCCTTCTATTTCGGCCGCAACCGGCCGTGGCCGACCGCGCTCTGCGCGCTGCTGTTCGGCTTCTTCGACGCCCTGCAGATCCGCCTCCAGGGGCGCGGCATCCCGGCCGAACTGATCCAGACACTACCTTATGCAATGGTGATCGTGGTGCTGACCTTTATGGCGATCGCCACGCGCCGCGCCCGCGCCCTGAAAGCCTGA